The following proteins come from a genomic window of Lolium rigidum isolate FL_2022 chromosome 5, APGP_CSIRO_Lrig_0.1, whole genome shotgun sequence:
- the LOC124653968 gene encoding CEN-like protein 2: MSRSVEPLIVGRVIGEVLDPFNPCVKMVATYNSNKLVFNGHELYPSAVVSKPRVEVQGGDLRSLFTLVMTDPDVPGPSDPYLREHLHWIVSNIPGTTDASFGGEVISYESPKPNIGIHRFIFVLFKQKRRQTVSVPSFRDHFNTRQFAVDNDLGLPVAAVYFNCQRETAARRR, translated from the exons atgtctaggTCTGTGGAGCCTCTTATTGTTGGGCGTGTCATTGGAGAAGTTCTCGATCCATTTAACCCATGTGTGAAGATGGTGGCAACCTATAACTCAAACAAGCTGGTCTTCAATGGCCATGAGCTCTACCCATCAGCAGTTGTATCTAAACCAAGAGTAGAGGTTCAGGGGGGTGACTTGAGATCCTTATTCACATTG GTTATGACGGACCCAGATGTGCCAGGACCAAGTGATCCATATCTACGGGAGCATCTTCACTG GATTGTCAGTAATATACCCGGGACAACAGATGCTTCATTTG GGGGGGAGGTCATAAGCTATGAGAGCCCAAAGCCCAACATTGGAATCCACAGGTTCATTTTTGTGCTCTTCAAGCAGAAGCGAAGGCAGACTGTATCTGTGCCTTCCTTCAGGGATCATTTCAACACCCGCCAGTTTGCTGTGGATAATGATCTTGGCCTCCCTGTGGCTGCTGTTTACTTCAATTGTCAGAGAGAGACTGCTGCCAGGAGGCGCTGA